The Streptomyces laurentii genome contains a region encoding:
- a CDS encoding hypothetical protein (identified by MetaGeneAnnotator; putative;~sequence version:1) — MSYRELATRPVLSWSAVVVASRLPVAMAPLALVFLVRERPGGYTLGAVLAAVYVIGEIIAAPVLGLRMNPGRARPQLVAGLAAGAAGFAGLGLLGGDGHPVLLGGCAFLAGAGPAAVPGGLRALLTSLVPEGAVTQAMSMESVLTFAIWAAAPALVTGLALGTDPAVPLLLQGVLQALAVAGMWLLPPGWQNDSEDGKKGAGAGASLGRLLARAWPVYVTGAAGLTLLALAELILPALLEQRAVAIGWAGPLLAGFSLGSAVGAFLYGLRGSWPGRLPVQAAVLTLAVAAGVALVAVLPWTAAMAAGLVAAGLLQAPAMLTRNLALREALPPEAVAAGYSVMYAAVGAGYAASGTLAGGLLKVVAPSTAILCGVVLTVTLAAVGFWGERRIAGARAVEEGPGVVKEGV; from the coding sequence ATGTCCTATCGCGAACTCGCCACCCGCCCCGTCCTGTCCTGGTCCGCCGTCGTGGTCGCCTCGCGGCTGCCCGTCGCCATGGCGCCGCTGGCGCTGGTCTTCCTGGTCCGCGAGCGGCCCGGCGGCTACACCCTGGGCGCGGTGCTGGCCGCCGTGTACGTGATCGGCGAGATCATCGCCGCGCCCGTCCTCGGCCTGCGGATGAACCCAGGCCGGGCCCGCCCCCAGCTGGTGGCCGGACTCGCGGCCGGCGCGGCCGGGTTCGCCGGGCTCGGGCTGCTGGGCGGCGACGGGCATCCGGTGCTGCTCGGCGGCTGCGCGTTCCTCGCGGGCGCGGGCCCGGCCGCCGTGCCCGGCGGGCTGCGCGCCCTGCTCACCAGCCTGGTCCCGGAGGGGGCCGTCACCCAGGCGATGAGCATGGAGTCGGTGCTGACCTTCGCGATCTGGGCCGCCGCCCCGGCGCTGGTCACCGGCCTCGCGCTCGGCACCGACCCCGCCGTACCGCTGCTGCTCCAGGGGGTGTTGCAGGCCCTCGCCGTCGCCGGGATGTGGCTGCTGCCGCCCGGCTGGCAGAACGATTCCGAGGACGGGAAGAAGGGGGCGGGAGCCGGTGCTTCCCTGGGCCGGCTGCTCGCCCGCGCCTGGCCCGTCTACGTCACCGGCGCGGCCGGCCTCACCCTGCTCGCGCTCGCCGAACTGATCCTGCCCGCCCTGCTCGAACAGCGCGCCGTCGCGATCGGCTGGGCCGGGCCGCTGCTCGCCGGGTTCTCCCTCGGCTCGGCGGTCGGCGCCTTCCTCTACGGCCTGCGCGGCTCCTGGCCCGGCCGGCTGCCGGTCCAGGCCGCCGTGCTGACCCTCGCGGTCGCGGCGGGCGTCGCGCTCGTCGCCGTCCTGCCGTGGACGGCCGCGATGGCGGCCGGCCTGGTCGCCGCGGGACTCCTCCAGGCCCCGGCCATGCTGACCCGCAACCTCGCCCTGCGCGAGGCCCTGCCGCCCGAGGCCGTCGCCGCCGGGTACTCGGTGATGTACGCGGCCGTCGGCGCCGGGTACGCCGCGAGCGGCACCCTCGCCGGCGGTCTCCTCAAGGTCGTCGCCCCCTCGACCGCGATCCTCTGCGGCGTCGTTCTGACGGTGACCCTGGCGGCCGTCGGCTTCTGGGGCGAGCGCCGGATAGCGGGCGCTCGGGCGGTGGAGGAGGGCCCGGGGGTGGTGAAGGAGGGCGTGTGA
- a CDS encoding araC family transcription regulator (AraC family transcription regulator [Streptomyces avermitilis MA-4680];~AraC transcriptional regulators havinga Type 1 glutamine amidotransferase (GATase1)-like domain; cd03137;~Bacterial regulatory helix-turn-helix proteins, AraC family; pfam00165;~conserved cys residue [active];~identified by MetaGeneAnnotator; putative;~transcriptional activator FtrA; Provisional; PRK09393) yields MRPHRVVVLALPGLLPFELGIPHRIFGRAKDAEGPRGRPLYETLTCGVAAAGPVETDADFAVHVDHGPEILATADTVVIPASYELGPVYEEGTLTGELAAALAHIRPGTRLVSICNGSFVLAAAGLLDGRPATTHWALADHFQRLFPRIRVDADVLFVDDGDVLTSAGVAAGIDLCLHLVRRDHGAAVANRVARGTVVPPHRDGGQAQYIERPLPEPGSTGTAAARAWALARLGEPLQLRDLAAREAMSVRTFTRRFREEVGLSPGQWLTQQRVERARHLLESTDLPIDQIARDAGFGTAQSLRTHLQTAIGVTPRAYRRTFRVPGGPGGAGGLAGPGGPSAASSADTARRAG; encoded by the coding sequence ATGCGCCCGCACCGTGTCGTCGTCCTCGCCCTGCCCGGTCTGCTGCCCTTCGAGCTGGGCATCCCGCACCGGATCTTCGGCCGCGCGAAGGACGCCGAGGGGCCGCGCGGGCGCCCGCTGTACGAGACCCTCACCTGCGGCGTGGCCGCCGCCGGACCGGTCGAGACCGACGCCGACTTCGCCGTCCACGTCGATCACGGCCCGGAGATCCTCGCCACCGCCGACACGGTCGTCATCCCCGCCTCCTACGAGCTGGGGCCGGTGTACGAGGAGGGCACGCTCACCGGCGAACTCGCCGCCGCCCTCGCCCACATCAGACCCGGCACCCGCCTCGTGTCCATCTGCAACGGCAGCTTCGTGCTCGCCGCCGCCGGCCTGCTCGACGGCCGCCCGGCCACCACCCACTGGGCCCTCGCCGACCACTTCCAGCGACTCTTCCCGCGGATACGGGTCGACGCCGACGTCCTGTTCGTCGACGACGGCGACGTGCTCACCTCCGCCGGCGTGGCCGCCGGAATCGACCTCTGTCTGCATCTCGTACGCCGTGACCACGGCGCGGCCGTCGCCAACCGGGTGGCCCGCGGCACCGTCGTCCCGCCGCACCGCGACGGCGGCCAGGCCCAGTACATCGAGCGCCCGCTGCCCGAGCCCGGCAGCACCGGCACGGCCGCGGCCCGCGCCTGGGCGCTGGCCCGCCTCGGCGAACCGCTGCAGCTGCGGGATCTGGCGGCGCGGGAGGCGATGAGCGTCCGGACCTTCACCCGCCGGTTCCGCGAGGAGGTCGGCCTCAGCCCCGGCCAGTGGCTCACCCAGCAGCGCGTGGAACGGGCCCGCCATCTGCTCGAATCCACCGACCTGCCGATCGACCAGATCGCCCGGGACGCCGGCTTCGGCACCGCCCAGTCCCTGCGCACCCACCTTCAGACGGCCATCGGCGTGACCCCGCGCGCGTACCGCCGCACCTTCCGCGTCCCCGGCGGACCAGGCGGGGCAGGTGGACTGGCCGGACCGGGTGGACCGAGTGCGGCGAGCAGCGCGGACACCGCCCGCCGCGCCGGCTGA
- a CDS encoding integral membrane efflux protein (H+ Antiporter protein; TIGR00900;~The Major Facilitator Superfamily (MFS) isa large and diverse group of secondary transporters that includes uniporters, symporters, and antiporters. MFS proteins facilitate the transport across cytoplasmic or internal membranes of a variety of...; cd06174;~identified by MetaGeneAnnotator; putative;~integral membrane efflux protein [Streptomyces venezuelae ATCC10712]), giving the protein MVQTTRWYVCLFVTDNTYQSEAAGPLPAPADPLRAPAEAAPDSSADGTGEAGPPAAKVSLWGRNFRLFFVARAVAVFGEGMVPVAFAAALTGAGYPDASVGYTLGAWTAAFALFVLFGGVLADRFTARRMMIIADLLRLPGAAVLAVSFSTGSPPLWSVYALSALSGVGAALFQPGVASTIPRIAPDVQRANAVIRVVEALMVMAGPAAAGLLVALSGAGAVFAVNGACFAVSAVCFTLMRLPSVPADEVRRASLGRELVGGWREFRSRSWLWGVIAIWTVHGLMVGGPMVPLTATLVTGDHGSTTYGILMTVQGAGSAIGGLLAVRLRPQRPLASGALALLGLPVFLVLLGTGAPVPLLYAGALIEGAAFAFWLVMWSTTVQTHVPQDALNRMHAYDVAGSLLMMGVGRTLSGPVAAEAGTERVLLAGSGVALLVVAALLLVRPIRTLRRVG; this is encoded by the coding sequence GTGGTCCAGACCACACGCTGGTACGTGTGTCTGTTCGTGACGGACAACACGTACCAGTCTGAGGCCGCCGGGCCACTGCCCGCCCCGGCCGACCCGCTCAGAGCCCCCGCGGAGGCGGCTCCCGACTCTTCCGCCGACGGAACGGGGGAGGCCGGGCCGCCGGCCGCGAAGGTCTCCCTGTGGGGCCGGAACTTCCGGCTCTTCTTCGTCGCCCGAGCAGTCGCCGTCTTCGGCGAGGGCATGGTCCCGGTCGCCTTCGCCGCCGCGCTGACCGGCGCCGGCTACCCGGACGCCTCCGTCGGCTACACCCTCGGCGCCTGGACGGCCGCCTTCGCGCTCTTCGTCCTCTTCGGCGGGGTCCTCGCCGACCGGTTCACCGCCCGCCGGATGATGATCATCGCCGATCTGCTCCGGCTGCCCGGCGCCGCCGTGCTCGCCGTCTCCTTCAGCACCGGCAGCCCGCCGCTGTGGTCCGTCTACGCGCTCTCCGCGCTCAGCGGCGTCGGCGCGGCCCTCTTCCAGCCAGGCGTCGCCTCCACCATCCCGCGCATCGCCCCCGACGTGCAGCGCGCCAACGCCGTCATCCGGGTCGTCGAGGCGCTGATGGTGATGGCGGGCCCGGCCGCCGCCGGCCTGCTCGTCGCGCTGTCCGGAGCGGGAGCGGTGTTCGCCGTCAATGGCGCCTGCTTCGCGGTCAGCGCGGTCTGCTTCACCCTCATGCGCCTGCCGTCCGTGCCCGCCGACGAGGTGCGCCGCGCATCCCTCGGCCGTGAACTCGTCGGCGGCTGGCGGGAGTTCCGGTCCCGCAGCTGGCTGTGGGGGGTCATCGCGATCTGGACGGTGCACGGCCTGATGGTCGGCGGCCCGATGGTCCCGCTGACCGCGACGCTCGTGACCGGGGACCACGGCTCGACGACGTACGGCATCCTCATGACCGTCCAGGGCGCGGGCAGCGCGATCGGCGGCCTGCTCGCGGTCCGGCTGCGTCCCCAACGGCCCCTCGCCTCCGGCGCGTTGGCGCTGCTCGGCCTGCCGGTGTTCCTGGTGCTGCTCGGTACGGGCGCCCCGGTGCCGCTGCTGTACGCGGGCGCGCTGATCGAGGGCGCCGCGTTCGCCTTCTGGCTGGTGATGTGGTCGACCACGGTGCAGACGCACGTACCGCAGGACGCGCTGAACCGGATGCACGCGTACGACGTCGCCGGCTCGCTGCTCATGATGGGCGTCGGGCGCACCCTGTCCGGGCCGGTGGCCGCCGAGGCCGGTACGGAGCGGGTGCTGCTCGCCGGGTCCGGGGTCGCGTTGCTCGTGGTGGCGGCGCTGCTGCTGGTACGGCCGATCCGGACGCTGCGACGGGTGGGCTGA
- a CDS encoding major facilitator superfamily permease (Major Facilitator Superfamily; pfam07690;~The Major Facilitator Superfamily (MFS) isa large and diverse group of secondary transporters that includes uniporters, symporters, and antiporters. MFS proteins facilitate the transport across cytoplasmic or internal membranes of a variety of...; cd06174;~identified by MetaGeneAnnotator; putative;~major facilitator superfamily permease [Streptomyces griseus subsp. griseus NBRC13350];~putative substrate translocation pore), whose protein sequence is MESCRPGQWFAGEPDRMLRGVTQTTPSSSSFRPPDPGSGSGSGPVSDPGSDTGIGPDSGPGPVRFARVHRAWFVAAVTFVTIIGAAAFASLPGLLIEPLHEEFRWSRGTIGLAVSVNLALYGLTAPFAAALMDRFGIRKVVALALTVIALGSLLTVWMTAAWQLVLFWGVLVGLGSGSMALAFAATVTNRWFVARRGLVTGILTAAGASGQLVFLPLLSWLVEHHGWRPAAITVALAALAVVPFVWLLLRDHPADVGLAPYGGEFVPKPAPVPGAARRAVTVLFRAARTGPFWLLAGSFAICGASTNGLVKTHFVPAAHDHGMPVTAAAGLLAVIGVFDVVGTIASGWFTDRFEARRLLAVYYALRGVSLLFLPMLLAPSVQPPMLFFIVFYGLDWVATVPPTIALCREHYGADSAIVFGWVLASHQVGAGVVAFAGGLARDTFGSYDVVWYASGALCAVAALMALVIRRRGKDSVELPAV, encoded by the coding sequence TTGGAAAGCTGTCGTCCGGGCCAGTGGTTCGCGGGGGAGCCGGACCGGATGCTGAGGGGCGTGACCCAGACAACCCCGTCCTCCTCGTCCTTCCGTCCCCCCGACCCGGGCTCCGGCTCGGGTTCCGGCCCGGTTTCCGATCCCGGCTCCGACACCGGCATCGGCCCCGACTCCGGTCCCGGCCCCGTCCGCTTCGCCCGCGTGCACCGCGCGTGGTTCGTCGCGGCCGTCACCTTCGTCACGATCATCGGCGCGGCGGCGTTCGCCTCCCTCCCCGGGCTCCTGATCGAGCCGCTGCACGAGGAGTTCCGCTGGTCACGTGGCACGATCGGGCTCGCGGTGTCGGTGAACCTCGCGCTGTACGGCCTGACGGCGCCGTTCGCCGCCGCGCTCATGGACCGGTTCGGCATCCGCAAGGTCGTGGCGCTGGCCCTGACCGTGATCGCGCTCGGCTCGCTGCTCACCGTGTGGATGACGGCGGCCTGGCAGCTCGTCCTCTTCTGGGGCGTCCTCGTCGGCCTCGGCAGCGGCTCGATGGCGCTCGCCTTCGCCGCGACCGTCACCAACCGCTGGTTCGTCGCCCGGCGCGGCCTCGTCACCGGCATCCTCACGGCCGCGGGCGCGTCCGGCCAGCTGGTCTTCCTGCCCCTGCTGTCCTGGCTGGTCGAGCACCACGGCTGGCGGCCCGCCGCGATCACCGTCGCGCTCGCCGCGCTCGCCGTCGTCCCGTTCGTCTGGCTGCTGCTGCGCGACCATCCGGCGGACGTCGGACTCGCCCCGTACGGCGGCGAGTTCGTACCGAAGCCCGCACCCGTCCCCGGTGCCGCGCGCCGCGCCGTCACCGTCCTGTTCCGGGCGGCCCGCACCGGCCCGTTCTGGCTGCTCGCCGGCTCCTTCGCGATCTGCGGCGCCTCGACGAACGGCCTGGTCAAGACCCACTTCGTACCCGCCGCCCACGACCACGGCATGCCGGTGACGGCCGCCGCCGGACTGCTCGCGGTCATCGGCGTCTTCGACGTCGTCGGCACGATCGCCTCCGGCTGGTTCACCGACCGCTTCGAGGCCCGCCGGCTGCTCGCCGTCTACTACGCGCTGCGCGGCGTCTCGCTGCTCTTCCTGCCGATGCTGCTCGCGCCGTCCGTCCAGCCGCCGATGCTGTTCTTCATCGTCTTCTACGGCCTCGACTGGGTCGCGACCGTCCCGCCCACGATCGCGCTGTGCCGCGAGCACTACGGCGCCGACAGCGCCATCGTCTTCGGCTGGGTCCTCGCCTCCCACCAGGTCGGCGCGGGCGTCGTCGCCTTCGCGGGCGGCCTGGCGCGCGACACCTTCGGCTCGTACGACGTCGTCTGGTACGCCTCCGGCGCGCTGTGCGCGGTGGCGGCCCTGATGGCCCTGGTCATCCGCCGCCGGGGCAAGGACTCGGTGGAGCTGCCGGCGGTGTAG
- a CDS encoding hypothetical protein (identified by MetaGeneAnnotator; putative;~sequence version:1), with amino-acid sequence MRSEHQEEVLVGEFGPGQTWVGVRHRVGAILVATISVVMVEAVVGSILLILVRQAGEQPDSIVEFGFLEAVLVAGFSVLAGTVLLTGPAVLAACLVTPLVVLAGWAGRRIGGRESWWWVPAVTAVVLLPLLGGALALGAGLPLASAVWFAATVAVVIPALVVRRLLLSGRPRLTGGAMFLRLAVGGPLAVIVTAVLGGLGLWGGLLYEPPELTRAGARCVGPDGEDDRRGLFRSRPVGGDRDGGAPEAVRLHRR; translated from the coding sequence ATGCGTTCAGAACATCAGGAAGAGGTACTGGTAGGAGAGTTCGGGCCCGGACAGACGTGGGTGGGGGTGCGCCATCGGGTGGGGGCGATCCTCGTGGCGACGATCTCCGTGGTGATGGTCGAGGCGGTGGTCGGTTCGATCCTGCTGATCCTGGTGAGGCAGGCCGGGGAACAGCCGGACTCGATCGTCGAATTCGGCTTTCTCGAAGCCGTGTTGGTGGCGGGCTTCAGCGTGCTCGCCGGGACGGTCCTGCTCACCGGCCCGGCCGTGTTGGCGGCGTGTCTGGTGACGCCGCTGGTCGTGCTCGCGGGCTGGGCGGGCCGCCGGATCGGTGGCCGTGAGTCCTGGTGGTGGGTTCCGGCGGTGACGGCCGTCGTCCTTCTTCCGCTCCTCGGCGGGGCGTTGGCGCTGGGAGCCGGTCTTCCGTTGGCGTCGGCGGTGTGGTTCGCGGCCACGGTCGCGGTCGTGATCCCGGCGCTCGTCGTCCGTCGTCTGCTGCTTTCGGGCCGCCCGCGTCTGACGGGCGGCGCGATGTTCCTCCGGTTGGCGGTGGGAGGGCCGCTCGCCGTCATCGTCACCGCCGTGCTCGGTGGCCTCGGTTTGTGGGGCGGGCTGTTGTACGAGCCGCCGGAGCTGACGCGGGCCGGGGCGCGGTGTGTGGGACCAGACGGTGAAGACGACCGTCGAGGGCTGTTTCGGTCTCGGCCCGTGGGAGGTGATCGGGACGGAGGAGCACCCGAAGCTGTTCGTCTACATCGGCGGTGA
- a CDS encoding XRE family transcriptional regulator (COG1396 Predicted transcriptional regulators;~Helix-turn-helix XRE-family like proteins. Prokaryotic DNA binding proteins belonging to the xenobiotic response element family of transcriptional regulators; cd00093;~XRE family transcriptional regulator [Nocardia brasiliensis ATCC700358];~identified by MetaGeneAnnotator; putative;~non-specific DNA binding site [nucleotide binding];~salt bridge;~sequence-specific DNA binding site [nucleotide binding]), with product MTSRANWAELREDALRDPETAAAYEAAHVRYELGRAVRERREELGMTQSHLARLSGLQQPAVARFEAGGTMPTLPMLERLAAALGMRLNVGFEPLDRAAG from the coding sequence ATGACCAGCCGTGCGAACTGGGCCGAGCTTCGGGAGGACGCCCTGCGCGATCCCGAGACCGCCGCCGCCTACGAAGCCGCTCACGTCCGATACGAACTGGGGCGCGCCGTGCGAGAGCGGCGGGAGGAACTGGGAATGACACAGAGCCACCTGGCCCGACTGTCCGGACTTCAGCAGCCGGCAGTCGCCCGGTTCGAGGCGGGTGGGACCATGCCCACTCTCCCCATGCTCGAACGCTTGGCGGCGGCGCTCGGCATGCGCCTGAACGTCGGCTTCGAGCCCCTGGACCGCGCAGCCGGCTGA
- a CDS encoding hypothetical protein (identified by MetaGeneAnnotator; putative;~sequence version:1), whose translation MKTETKAMTGPGFRRMLLVAMLVLFLEAVLAIVLIALFGDVRETGPAPGSGAEAEVDTGGGGFGIVLGLVLMPVLLGLIAAPLAAGAAALVVPAVLFGDRLAGRVGGPAVGWQLLYTAAGAGLVNGVFEIWPFRGWWGWLAAWAGLFVAALVTWRTRPGRRYPVLVFLWGLAVIVAVLAGGLIGG comes from the coding sequence ATGAAGACCGAGACGAAGGCGATGACCGGGCCGGGCTTCCGGCGGATGCTGCTGGTCGCGATGCTTGTCCTGTTTCTGGAGGCGGTGCTGGCGATTGTTCTGATCGCGCTGTTCGGGGACGTACGGGAGACGGGGCCGGCGCCCGGGTCCGGGGCGGAGGCGGAGGTGGACACCGGCGGCGGAGGTTTCGGCATCGTCCTCGGCCTCGTGCTGATGCCGGTCCTTCTGGGGCTGATCGCGGCCCCTCTGGCCGCCGGGGCGGCGGCGCTGGTGGTCCCGGCGGTGCTGTTCGGCGACCGGCTCGCGGGCCGTGTCGGTGGGCCGGCGGTCGGCTGGCAGTTGCTGTACACGGCGGCGGGGGCCGGTCTGGTGAACGGGGTGTTCGAGATCTGGCCGTTCAGGGGCTGGTGGGGGTGGCTCGCGGCGTGGGCGGGTCTGTTCGTCGCGGCGCTGGTCACCTGGCGCACGCGGCCCGGCCGGCGCTACCCGGTGCTGGTGTTCCTGTGGGGCCTGGCCGTCATCGTCGCGGTCCTCGCCGGCGGCCTCATCGGGGGGTGA
- a CDS encoding NADPH-flavin oxidoreductase (Flavin reductase like domain; smart00903;~NADPH-flavin oxidoreductase [Streptomyces cattleya NRRL 8057 = DSM46488];~identified by MetaGeneAnnotator; putative) — protein MGHAGMAATAVRYLRAAGAPTAAEAPPRHRRPALRAVRDGERAPVVGGAEIRRVLGHFASGVTIVTALDEDGPTGFACQSFASLSLDPPLVVFMVARTSTTWPRIARAGRFCVNVLGAEQGGLCRAFAVSGADKFAGVAWEPASATGSPRLPEAPAWVDCAINAVHTGGDHLIVVGRIAALGTAEDDTGAVGETPAEPLLFHRGRFGRFTPR, from the coding sequence ATGGGACACGCGGGGATGGCGGCCACCGCCGTCCGATACCTCAGGGCGGCCGGGGCACCCACGGCCGCCGAAGCACCGCCGCGCCACCGGCGCCCCGCGCTGCGGGCCGTACGGGACGGCGAGCGGGCCCCGGTGGTGGGCGGCGCCGAAATCCGGCGCGTACTCGGGCACTTCGCGAGCGGGGTCACGATCGTGACGGCGCTGGACGAGGACGGGCCGACGGGCTTCGCCTGCCAGTCGTTCGCGTCGCTGTCGCTGGATCCGCCGCTGGTGGTGTTCATGGTGGCGCGTACGTCGACGACCTGGCCGCGCATCGCGCGCGCCGGGCGCTTCTGCGTGAACGTGCTCGGTGCCGAACAGGGCGGACTCTGCCGGGCGTTCGCGGTGAGCGGCGCCGACAAGTTCGCGGGCGTGGCCTGGGAGCCGGCCTCGGCGACCGGTTCGCCGCGACTGCCGGAGGCCCCGGCCTGGGTCGACTGCGCGATCAACGCCGTCCACACGGGCGGCGACCATCTGATCGTGGTCGGCCGGATCGCGGCCCTCGGCACGGCGGAGGACGACACCGGGGCCGTCGGCGAGACCCCGGCCGAGCCGCTGCTGTTCCACCGGGGCCGGTTCGGGCGCTTCACCCCCCGATGA
- a CDS encoding hypothetical protein (identified by MetaGeneAnnotator; putative;~sequence version:1), whose product MRRRPFPALWPAVTRAPLVPLRPLRDMLTRRRQVDGAGEGHRMTNDPIAAYAARLRAERNDPERAERLRDDRRRRRRGIAVIAAGGVLALGGLGFWLATVTDGERPANEPFAPGTLEEAMWPEEWPVTIRMPYRSSPAARWKSGAEDMVPPSARPVGRLTGPEVEAGLEAVRGFLEEANFSGDTLEGEGTEGALELLAPGDPARSLLEDLPGRGAEGRDPLRLVTRFDPEEVYVAEEPRVQGSMTYEATPEGELLVHADYTIVYAVVMVEGGWEVAGREEATRVVVRRVLDTVVRDGKLAPRTYTSLIANDDCTAPDDGFVHPLFSRELAEKKNWKKVDPYAAGSRPDAAMLGACLMPTRT is encoded by the coding sequence GTGCGGCGTCGCCCGTTTCCGGCCCTGTGGCCTGCGGTCACGCGCGCCCCGCTCGTCCCCCTCCGTCCCCTGCGTGACATGCTCACGCGGCGCCGTCAGGTCGACGGCGCGGGGGAGGGGCACCGAATGACGAACGATCCGATCGCGGCCTACGCGGCCCGGCTGCGCGCGGAGCGGAACGATCCGGAACGGGCGGAGCGCCTGCGGGACGACCGGCGAAGGCGGCGGCGCGGGATCGCCGTGATCGCGGCGGGCGGGGTGCTGGCGCTCGGCGGGCTCGGGTTCTGGCTGGCGACCGTGACCGACGGGGAGCGGCCGGCGAATGAGCCGTTCGCGCCGGGCACGCTGGAGGAGGCGATGTGGCCGGAGGAATGGCCGGTCACCATCCGCATGCCGTACCGGAGTTCGCCCGCAGCGCGGTGGAAGAGCGGCGCCGAGGACATGGTGCCGCCCTCGGCCAGGCCGGTCGGCCGGCTCACCGGGCCGGAGGTGGAGGCGGGTCTGGAGGCCGTGCGCGGGTTCCTGGAGGAGGCCAATTTCTCGGGGGACACGCTGGAGGGGGAGGGCACGGAAGGGGCGCTGGAACTGCTCGCCCCGGGCGACCCGGCCCGGAGCCTCCTTGAGGACCTGCCGGGGCGCGGTGCCGAGGGGAGGGATCCGCTGCGGCTGGTCACCCGGTTCGACCCGGAGGAGGTGTACGTCGCCGAGGAGCCCCGGGTCCAGGGGAGCATGACCTACGAGGCGACGCCCGAGGGGGAGTTGCTGGTGCACGCCGACTACACGATCGTCTACGCGGTGGTGATGGTCGAGGGCGGCTGGGAGGTCGCTGGGAGGGAGGAGGCCACCCGGGTGGTCGTCCGGCGGGTGCTCGACACGGTCGTACGGGACGGGAAGCTCGCGCCCCGTACGTACACCAGCCTCATCGCCAACGACGACTGCACCGCTCCCGACGACGGCTTCGTCCACCCGCTCTTCTCCCGGGAACTGGCCGAGAAGAAGAATTGGAAGAAGGTCGACCCGTACGCGGCCGGCAGCCGGCCCGACGCCGCCATGCTCGGCGCCTGCCTGATGCCGACCCGCACCTGA